The Gemmatimonas phototrophica region CCGGCGCCGGGCGTCTGCACCTGAGGTGGGGCCGGTGCGCTCGCGGGCAGAAAGATCCGAAAGGTGGAGCCGGTGCCCACCGTACTTTCTACCGTGACCGCCCCCCGCATCTGTGCTGCCAACGACTGCACCATGGCCAATCCAAGCCCGGTGCCCTCCCCCGGGTCTTTCGTGGTAAAGAACGGCTCGAACACATGCGGCAGGACCTCGGCGGAAATCCCGCTGCCGCTGTCTTGCACCGTGATGACCACCCACGCCCCATCGTGCGCGGCCACGACCCCAGGGCCCTCCGTGCCAGCCGCTGCTGCCAGTCGGAGGGTACCACCGGAGGGCATCGCATCACGCGCGTTCAGCGCCAGGTTGAGCAGCATTTGCTCAATGGCACCGCCGTCGGCACTGGCCGTGAGATCGGACTCCGGCAGTTGCAGCGAGACGCCAATGTGTTCGCCCAACACACGCCGCAGCAGCGCCGTGGTGCGGGTCAGCACGTCGCCCACCGGAATGCTGGCCACGTGAATCCGTTGCTGCCGGCTTAGGGCAAGCAGCTGTCTCGTGAGCGTGCGGGCCCGCTCCGACGCGTCGTGCACTTCGGCCAGATCCTGCCGCAATTCCTCGGGAAGCCGCGCATCGGTTAGCAGGAGTTCCGTAATGCCGCCAATCACCGTGAGCAGGTTGTTGAAGTCGTGGGCCACACCACCGGCCAGCCGCCCAACGGCTTCCATTTTCTGCGACTGTACGAGCTGCGTCTCGAGGGCCCGCCGATCGGTGACATCCTCCATGACCCCAATGGCTGTTCGCACGTGCCCCTGTGCATCACGCAGGTAGCGGGCGCGTAGTACGACCTCACGCACCGCGCTGTCGCTGCCACGACAAATGCGGAACATGAACGCGGCGTCGTCCACACCGCTCAGCCGTGCGGCGGTGCGCTCCTCCTGGAGACGTTCGCGATCAAGGGGGTGCACGAAATGAATCCAGCCGTCGCCACGCAGCTGCTCGCGCGGCGCATCGTACATGCGCTCCATTGTGCTGTTGATGAACTCCACTTCGCCGGTGCTGGCGGTGCGGAATACCCCCACGGGGATCTGGTCCGTGAGCAGACGCAGCTGCCGTTCGCTTTCGACCAACGCCCGCTGGGCTTCCGCTCCTTCGCGGTCGGCCACATTCCATCGGGCCCAGAGCACTCCGAACAGGAGCCCGAGTAGCACAATGGTGCCCGACAGAATGGTGAGCGACCAGCGATTCCGCAGATCGTCACGCTGCAGCGCCTCGCTCCCGCCGCGCGCCACCAGCAGATCCACGCTGTCGCACAGGGCCGTGACGTCGGCGTACGCCGAGCGCAAACGCACATTGGTGCCCGGCGCCGCCGGCTGCTGGAGCAGGGTGGAGAAGCGCCCCACCGACTGAGCGAGACGCTCCACGGCATCACGGAGCGGAGAACCCAGCGGCAGGGCGACGACCGGAAGGACCCCCCGTGACCCTTCACGCCCCCGCTGCCAGTCGTTGAGCAGCAGTTGTGCCCGTTGAATGGCGCCCGTAATGAGGATGGTGTCCACCGAAGCGTCGCCCCCTTCCGCCCGCGATCGCAGCAGGAAGGCAGACGATACCTGCATGCGCACGCCACTCGCCAACCGCGCGGATGACGACACGCGTTGCAGCTCGCTCCGTGACGCGAGGTGACGCCATTGCAAGGCCGCCGCGGCGGCGATGGCGGCCATGAAGATCACCGCCACGATAGGCCAGGCGATCCGACGAAAATTGAGGTTCATGGCAAGGGGGCCGACGGTGGCCGCTGGCTATTGGTTGGTTCGTCAAACGTGCTGTCGAACTCGAACCGCTGCTGGACGGCGCGGTGACGCGGGGTACCGAGCACCCGGCCAAGCGCGCGATCAATGGCGGACCGCAACGTGATGTCGTCCAGTCGCACCGCATAGGCGGGCTGGCCAAGCGCGATGTCGTGCAGCTGTGGATCGTTTGGAAAGGAGAGAGGCACCACCTTCAAAGCGGTGCTGTCCGGATGGGTGCGACGGAGCAGCGACAGCGAGACGGTGGACAAGGCGAAGGCATCCGCTTCGCCCGAAATGACGGCCGCGCGCCCCGTGGTGGGATCGGGCACGGGGCGCAGTTGGCTTGGTGAAAGACCGGCGGCGAGGGCGAGTCGTTCCTCGGCCGCCCCTGCGATGATGGCCAACCGCGCGGCACGGTTTCGCGCGACGTCGGCCAGCGTGGTCAGGCGAGCCGAATCCGTGGCCCGGATGAGTAACGCGGTGGGGTCACGCAGGGTGGGGCGCGAGAACAGGACCGCGCGGGCGCGATCGGGGGTGATGTACATCCCCGCTGCGATGACGTCGAAGTCTCCTTGCTGGAGCTCCAGGATGAGCGACCCGAAGCGGGTGCCTACCCACTCAATACTGTCGACCCCCAACTCGGCCATGACCAGCCGGAGCAGTTCCGGGCTTTCCCCGGACACCCGTCCGGTTGAATCGACCAAGGCAAACGGCGGCTCCACCGCATATCCGACGCGCACAATCCCGGTACGTTGCACGCGGTCCCAGGTGTCGCGTGTCGCGGGTGATGAACACGCCGCACTGCCGAATACCAACAGCAGCGCGGTAAAAGCGAGGTGTGGCCGCAAGGGATTCTACCGTCCAAAAACTGGAAAATGTGCGGTCGACGAACAAAAATAAGTTAAATCATCCGGAATCACAGCAACGGTTTTCGCACGCATTTCCCGAAAAAAACCGCCGCACTCCCGGAGGAGTGCGGCGGTTCCTGCCAAAAACCGAGGGGCTTACTTGGCGGGCGGCAGGATCACCGCGTCGATCACGTGGATCACGCCATTGCTGGCCGCAATGTCCGTCTTCACGATGTGGGCCTGGTTGATCATGGGGGTGCTGCCCATGACGCTGATCTTGGCTTCCGAGCCTTCCACCATCTTGGCGCTCTTGCCGGCGAGCTTGAGGGCGTCGGCGGCCATGACCTTGCCAGCGACCACATGGTACAGCAGCACGGCCTTGAGCTTGGCCTTATCGGCGGCGAGGGCCTGAAGCGTGGCGGCCGGGACCTTGGCGAAGGCTTCGTCGGTCGGGGCAAACACGGTGAACGGGCCGGGGCCCTGGAGCGTTTCTACGAGACCGGCATCGCCGAGCAGCTTGGCGAGGGTCTTGAACGAGCCCGCGGCGACCGCGACCTCGACAATGTTCTTGTCCTGCGCCTGAGCCACGGTCGGGGCGGCGAAGGCCATCACGGCAGCAGCGGCGAGCAGGGAAAGCTTGCGCATCGGTTACAGCTCCATGTAAGCGGGTTCCAGTAGATATAGGACCACCCGGTCCTAACAATGCGTTGAACACGCCTCTGTGGTACCCGGTTCCGGGCAATTTGATCTGTTACAGTCCGAACAGGTGAGTCCGATCCGCCCGGTTCAGGTATGGGCGCTGGCGGTGAGGAACTGCTTTACGAGGACTGGCCCGCGGCGGCGGAAAGGACGTCAAAACGAGGACTGCGACGGTGCAGGCGACGGGCACTCTCCACCTCCTGATTTTCAATGATTCTTGAAATGAACAGCTTCGCCGCAGCGGTACGGCGCCCGCCCATGCCGGAGCCAGTCCTCGTTTGCACGCCCTATCTGCTCACACGGAGCAGTCCTCGAAATGCAGTTCAAACGAGGCCAGCCTAGTAATCGAGCCCGGCCGTCGCGCCCCCTCAGCGACTGAACCGCAAATCGGCCACCACCGGCCGGTGGTCCGACCCCACATCGGGCGCCACCCAGACGCGATCTACGGCGAAGGTGCCGGGGAGGGTGAGGATATGGTCAATGCGAACCCGCAGCAGCCGCCCCTCGAACTTGGTGTAGCCAAAGCCAAAGCCGCGCGATTCGAAGGCGTTGTTGTACGCGCCCCAGTACCGTCGGTAAATCGTGCTCTCCACCGGCTGGTTGAAGTCACCGGTGACAATGAGCGGGCCGCGGTCGGAGGTGCGGGCCGCCCACACTGAGGCGCGCTCAGATTCGCGCAGACGGATTTCGGCGTTGAGGTCCACGCCATCGAGCGCCTGCTGGCTGGGCATCGCGTTCGACATATCGCCGTTGTCGGGAATCAATCCGTCGTTCCCCACCAACCGCTGCAATCCCTTGCGGGGGGTTTCGAGGTGCAGGTTAACCACCTGAAACGGAGTTGTGGGGTGAGCGATGGCGTGACGCACCACCAGCCCCGTGCCACCATAGCCGTATTGTGCTACCCGCTCAAACGCAGCGCGCGGCATGGAGTCGGAGTACACAATGGGCCACTGGCTCGCCGTGCACAGGTTGCGGTGGCGTACCACGTGATACCCCCCGCGTGCCTCGAGCGCCGCGGCCAGTGTTTCTGAACACTCCTGCACATTGATCACCGAGGGCGACAACGCCAGCAGCTGACCGATACGTGGCGTGACCATGGCGCCGCCCTGTGCATTCAGCGTCACCATGCGAATGACCCCGGCTTCCGCGGGAGCGGCCGTGGTGGCGCTGGGCCATCCGAAACGAAACCCCATGACGCTGTGCACGGCCCACAGCACGGCCACGGTAGCCACCACCGCCGAACGGCGGGCAAATACCAGCCCCAGTGGCAGCAGCAGCAGTGCTGGCAGCAGCACTACAAAACGCGGGCCATAAGCCAGCAAGGTGGCCGGGAGCCAGTCTTCCGAACTCAGTATGAGTAGCAGCCAGGTCGCTACCAGCGCGACCGCGTACCCCAACAGGGCAATGCATGTATACCGTCGCAGCGCCATGGGACTGCGCAATTCCCGGCCAATGCCGTCCAGCAGCAGCAATACCGATTGGCCTGCCCGTCCTACCACTCGGCGCCACGCGCCACTCCCCGATGATCCGCTGCGCGCAGACTTTGCCGACGGTTCACCCCGCGAGCGGCGCTGTCGTCCCATGACAAATGCATCGGGCACCGCCGCCGGTGAGGCCGACGCGCTTCGTGCTTTCTGCTCGGGTGGGCTTACCTTGGGTCGTTCAATGCGCACCGGCCTTCCACACAGGCAACGGATTGTTCGCCCAATATGCGCTCTGCTCGTGTGGATGACCTCTCCACACGAGCAGCACACGTCAAACTGATCAGACGTACCCGAGCTGCTCACAGCACGTTACCGCAACGCGCTCAGCACCACCGTCTCAATGATCCCCAGCCCGAAATAGGCCACCAGCACCGAGATGTCGATCATGCCAATGGTGGGAATCACGCTGCGCAGCGGGGCCAGGAACCACTCGGTGAGCACGTACGACCAGCGCCACCACTTGGAGTAGGGACCGCCACCCACCCAGCTGGAAATGACCCGCGCAAAGAGGGCAATACGCAGCACGCTGAAGGTCCAGCGCACCAGCAGCATGGCCAGCCCCGCGCCACTTTGCGACGCGTAGGAGAGCATGATGAACTGGTCGCGCAAAAACTGAATGGCGCTGAGCAACAGCAACCCGCCCAGAATGACCACCGCCAGCCCCCACCAGGGTGCCGCGTAGGGCGTACCGCCCGCT contains the following coding sequences:
- a CDS encoding hybrid sensor histidine kinase/response regulator — protein: MNLNFRRIAWPIVAVIFMAAIAAAAALQWRHLASRSELQRVSSSARLASGVRMQVSSAFLLRSRAEGGDASVDTILITGAIQRAQLLLNDWQRGREGSRGVLPVVALPLGSPLRDAVERLAQSVGRFSTLLQQPAAPGTNVRLRSAYADVTALCDSVDLLVARGGSEALQRDDLRNRWSLTILSGTIVLLGLLFGVLWARWNVADREGAEAQRALVESERQLRLLTDQIPVGVFRTASTGEVEFINSTMERMYDAPREQLRGDGWIHFVHPLDRERLQEERTAARLSGVDDAAFMFRICRGSDSAVREVVLRARYLRDAQGHVRTAIGVMEDVTDRRALETQLVQSQKMEAVGRLAGGVAHDFNNLLTVIGGITELLLTDARLPEELRQDLAEVHDASERARTLTRQLLALSRQQRIHVASIPVGDVLTRTTALLRRVLGEHIGVSLQLPESDLTASADGGAIEQMLLNLALNARDAMPSGGTLRLAAAAGTEGPGVVAAHDGAWVVITVQDSGSGISAEVLPHVFEPFFTTKDPGEGTGLGLAMVQSLAAQMRGAVTVESTVGTGSTFRIFLPASAPAPPQVQTPGAGPRGSTTGGVVLLVEDNTPLRHVVARALRDARYTVLEAGDVPEAQQLFEARSGQINVVVTDVVLPGASGPTLVRWLRARCPEVAVLYVTGFSASEQLVRDVDDGTPMLAKPFDMRDLVAAVDQLLAPAT
- a CDS encoding transporter substrate-binding domain-containing protein, giving the protein MRPHLAFTALLLVFGSAACSSPATRDTWDRVQRTGIVRVGYAVEPPFALVDSTGRVSGESPELLRLVMAELGVDSIEWVGTRFGSLILELQQGDFDVIAAGMYITPDRARAVLFSRPTLRDPTALLIRATDSARLTTLADVARNRAARLAIIAGAAEERLALAAGLSPSQLRPVPDPTTGRAAVISGEADAFALSTVSLSLLRRTHPDSTALKVVPLSFPNDPQLHDIALGQPAYAVRLDDITLRSAIDRALGRVLGTPRHRAVQQRFEFDSTFDEPTNSQRPPSAPLP
- a CDS encoding fasciclin domain-containing protein, whose translation is MRKLSLLAAAAVMAFAAPTVAQAQDKNIVEVAVAAGSFKTLAKLLGDAGLVETLQGPGPFTVFAPTDEAFAKVPAATLQALAADKAKLKAVLLYHVVAGKVMAADALKLAGKSAKMVEGSEAKISVMGSTPMINQAHIVKTDIAASNGVIHVIDAVILPPAK
- a CDS encoding endonuclease/exonuclease/phosphatase family protein; the protein is MGRQRRSRGEPSAKSARSGSSGSGAWRRVVGRAGQSVLLLLDGIGRELRSPMALRRYTCIALLGYAVALVATWLLLILSSEDWLPATLLAYGPRFVVLLPALLLLPLGLVFARRSAVVATVAVLWAVHSVMGFRFGWPSATTAAPAEAGVIRMVTLNAQGGAMVTPRIGQLLALSPSVINVQECSETLAAALEARGGYHVVRHRNLCTASQWPIVYSDSMPRAAFERVAQYGYGGTGLVVRHAIAHPTTPFQVVNLHLETPRKGLQRLVGNDGLIPDNGDMSNAMPSQQALDGVDLNAEIRLRESERASVWAARTSDRGPLIVTGDFNQPVESTIYRRYWGAYNNAFESRGFGFGYTKFEGRLLRVRIDHILTLPGTFAVDRVWVAPDVGSDHRPVVADLRFSR
- a CDS encoding YggT family protein; protein product: MIETVAGVLNTILALLRPVVFGAGLVAGVGAITSWAVRTRRISPFSPFARFVRDRIDPILVAPMEKRLLRAGGTPYAAPWWGLAVVILGGLLLLSAIQFLRDQFIMLSYASQSGAGLAMLLVRWTFSVLRIALFARVISSWVGGGPYSKWWRWSYVLTEWFLAPLRSVIPTIGMIDISVLVAYFGLGIIETVVLSALR